One Pantoea trifolii DNA segment encodes these proteins:
- the cheA gene encoding chemotaxis protein CheA: MDISDFYQTFFDEADELLADMEQHLLGLDPQEPDSEQLNAIFRAAHSIKGGAGTFGFTVLQETTHILENILDGARRGEMQLSTDIINLFLETKDIMQEQLDAYKTAQEPNAESFKYICEALRQLALEAKGIAPEAPKVAEVVEIAAAVAASGLRLQLVDLKEKEPELMLEELGNLGTVSNVVKGANSLDVTIDGVGKDDIVAVLCFVLDEAQIHFPTGAAAVTEAPVAEVAAEAVQTATVTDITPAVKREPKRAAAPAKGSESSSIRVAVEKVDQLINLVGELVITQSMLAQRSGALDPVAHGDLLNSMGQLERNARDLQESVMSIRMMPMEYVFSRFPRLVRDLASKLGKEVELTLLGSSTELDKSLIERIIDPLTHLVRNSLDHGIETPEKRLAANKTAVGNLTLSAEHQGGNICIEVIDDGAGLNRERILAKALSSGLPVSDSMSDEEVGMLIFAPGFSTAEQVTDVSGRGVGMDVVKRNIQEMGGHVEISSKQGKGTTIRILLPLTLAILDGMSVRVANEVFILPLNAVMESLQPTAEELKPLAGGERVLEVRGEYLPLVELWNVFEVQNAKTDATQGIVVILQSAGRRYALLVDQLIGQHQVVVKNLESNYRKVPGISAATILGDGSVALIVDVSALQSLNREKRVAGAAA, encoded by the coding sequence ATGGACATCAGCGATTTTTACCAGACGTTTTTCGATGAAGCCGATGAGCTGTTAGCGGATATGGAGCAACACCTGTTGGGACTTGATCCCCAGGAGCCCGATTCCGAGCAGTTGAATGCCATCTTCCGCGCCGCCCACTCCATCAAGGGCGGAGCCGGTACGTTTGGCTTTACGGTTTTACAGGAAACCACCCACATCCTGGAAAACATTCTGGATGGTGCGCGCCGCGGCGAGATGCAGCTCAGCACCGATATCATCAACCTGTTTTTGGAAACCAAAGATATTATGCAAGAACAGCTCGATGCCTATAAAACGGCGCAGGAGCCGAATGCAGAAAGCTTTAAATACATCTGCGAAGCGCTGCGTCAGCTGGCACTGGAAGCGAAAGGCATTGCGCCTGAAGCGCCCAAAGTGGCCGAAGTGGTTGAGATTGCTGCAGCCGTTGCCGCTAGCGGTCTGCGCCTGCAACTGGTTGACCTGAAAGAGAAAGAGCCTGAGCTGATGCTGGAAGAGCTCGGCAATCTCGGCACCGTTAGCAACGTGGTGAAAGGCGCCAATTCGCTGGACGTCACCATTGATGGCGTCGGCAAAGATGACATCGTCGCGGTGCTCTGTTTTGTGCTGGATGAAGCACAGATCCACTTCCCGACAGGCGCAGCGGCCGTTACTGAAGCGCCGGTAGCGGAAGTGGCTGCCGAAGCGGTGCAAACCGCCACCGTGACCGATATTACGCCAGCGGTGAAACGTGAACCTAAGCGTGCCGCCGCACCGGCCAAAGGCAGCGAATCCAGCAGTATCCGCGTGGCCGTGGAGAAAGTGGATCAGCTGATTAACCTGGTTGGCGAGCTGGTGATCACCCAATCGATGCTGGCGCAACGCTCAGGCGCGCTGGATCCGGTGGCGCACGGCGACCTGCTGAACAGTATGGGTCAGCTGGAGCGTAATGCCCGCGACCTGCAGGAATCGGTGATGTCGATTCGTATGATGCCGATGGAGTATGTCTTCAGTCGCTTCCCGCGTCTGGTGCGCGATCTGGCCAGCAAGCTGGGCAAAGAAGTGGAACTGACGCTGCTCGGCAGCTCAACCGAACTGGATAAGAGCCTGATTGAACGCATTATCGATCCGTTAACGCACCTGGTGCGTAACAGCCTCGATCACGGTATCGAAACCCCAGAAAAACGTCTGGCCGCAAATAAAACCGCCGTCGGCAACCTGACGCTCTCTGCGGAACATCAGGGCGGCAACATCTGCATCGAAGTGATCGATGACGGTGCCGGTCTGAACCGCGAACGTATTTTGGCGAAAGCACTGTCATCTGGTCTTCCGGTCAGCGACAGCATGAGTGATGAAGAAGTCGGCATGCTGATCTTCGCGCCGGGCTTCTCCACCGCTGAGCAGGTCACCGACGTGTCGGGCCGTGGCGTGGGCATGGACGTAGTGAAACGTAATATTCAGGAGATGGGCGGTCACGTCGAAATCTCCTCGAAGCAGGGCAAAGGCACCACCATTCGCATCCTGCTGCCGCTGACGCTGGCGATCCTTGACGGCATGTCAGTGCGCGTGGCTAACGAAGTGTTCATTCTGCCGCTCAACGCGGTGATGGAATCGCTACAGCCGACCGCCGAAGAGCTGAAACCGCTGGCCGGTGGCGAGCGCGTGCTGGAAGTGCGTGGCGAATATCTGCCGCTGGTGGAGTTGTGGAATGTGTTTGAGGTGCAGAATGCTAAAACCGACGCCACGCAAGGCATCGTGGTGATTCTGCAAAGCGCAGGCCGTCGCTATGCGCTGCTGGTTGATCAGCTGATTGGTCAGCATCAGGTGGTAGTGAAAAACCTTGAAAGCAACTATCGCAAAGTGCCGGGCATCTCTGCCGCCACCATTTTGGGCGATGGCAGCGTGGCGCTGATTGTGGATGTCTCAGCACTGCAATCGTTGAACCGTGAAAAGCGTGTGGCCGGTGCCGCAGCGTAA
- the cheW gene encoding chemotaxis protein CheW, which translates to MTDMATVTKIAGETVGQEFLVFTLGDEEYGIDILKVQEIRGYDQVTRIANTPEFIKGVTNLRGVIVPIIDLRVKFSQPDVVYNENTVVIVLNLEHRVVGIVVDGVSDVLSLTQEQIRPSPEFAVTMSTEYLTGLGALGERMLILVDIEKLLSSEEMALVDNLRTA; encoded by the coding sequence ATGACTGACATGGCAACCGTGACCAAAATCGCTGGCGAAACCGTGGGCCAGGAATTCTTAGTTTTCACACTGGGTGACGAAGAGTACGGCATCGACATTCTGAAAGTGCAGGAGATTCGTGGTTACGATCAGGTAACCCGCATCGCAAACACGCCGGAATTCATTAAAGGTGTGACCAACCTGCGCGGCGTGATCGTGCCGATCATCGACCTGCGCGTGAAATTCTCGCAGCCGGATGTGGTGTACAACGAGAACACCGTAGTGATCGTGCTGAATCTTGAGCATCGCGTGGTGGGCATCGTGGTCGATGGTGTTTCTGACGTGCTGTCGCTGACGCAAGAGCAGATTCGCCCTTCACCAGAGTTCGCCGTCACCATGTCTACCGAGTACCTGACCGGTCTGGGTGCGTTGGGTGAACGTATGCTGATTCTGGTCGACATCGAAAAGCTGCTGAGCAGCGAAGAGATGGCGCTGGTGGATAACCTGCGTACCGCATAA
- a CDS encoding methyl-accepting chemotaxis protein translates to MFTRIRVVTSLLLVLLVFGFLQLASGSLFFKALSDDKNSFNVSQLASKNTAAINDAYMSLNQSRVVLTRIQLRIATSKLTGSEADIAGLYDDSKAFQKEAADNYQLFKATPDTPGQDAALNKRVDETYTAYASALGQLQDALVAKDLDQAAKAPVAPSQNAFLKEYRQWRADQDRLTAAGAEANSSAYDHMIWLLGAVLAIVVAVIVLCWFGMRKILIKPLNDNIQHIQHIAQGDLTQSIAVEGRNEMSQLAESLHEMQQSLVRTVSDVRDGSDAIFTGASEISAGNNDLSARTEEQAASLEQTAASMEQLTATVKQNAENARQASQLALSASETAQKGGDVVQSVVRTMSDIAGSSKKIADITSVIDGIAFQTNILALNAAVEAARAGEQGRGFAVVAGEVRNLAQRSAQAAKEIKGLIEDSVQRVNSGSELVGTAGETMSDIVNAVTRVTDIMGEIASASDEQSRGIDQVGQAVTEMDRVTQQNASLVEESAAAAASLEEQASRLSQSVAVFRVPRAAQAQQQARAGVRHPQIAPPTLGTPRKAVTAAAGDSNWETF, encoded by the coding sequence ATGTTTACGAGAATCCGCGTGGTCACCAGCTTATTGCTGGTGTTGTTGGTGTTTGGCTTTTTACAGCTGGCATCCGGCTCACTGTTTTTCAAAGCGTTAAGCGATGACAAAAACAGTTTTAACGTTTCACAACTGGCGAGCAAAAACACTGCCGCCATCAACGATGCCTACATGAGCCTCAATCAGAGCCGTGTGGTGTTAACCCGCATTCAGCTGCGTATCGCAACCAGCAAACTCACCGGCAGCGAAGCGGATATCGCTGGTTTATATGACGACAGCAAAGCCTTCCAGAAAGAGGCCGCCGATAACTATCAGCTATTTAAAGCCACGCCGGACACGCCGGGACAGGATGCCGCGCTGAATAAACGTGTGGATGAAACCTATACCGCCTATGCCAGTGCGCTGGGCCAGTTGCAGGATGCGCTGGTAGCAAAAGATCTCGATCAGGCAGCCAAAGCGCCGGTTGCGCCGAGCCAAAACGCCTTCCTGAAAGAGTATCGCCAGTGGCGTGCCGATCAGGATCGCCTGACCGCTGCGGGCGCCGAAGCGAACAGCTCTGCCTACGATCACATGATTTGGCTGTTAGGCGCGGTGCTGGCGATTGTGGTGGCGGTGATTGTGCTGTGCTGGTTCGGCATGCGCAAAATCCTCATCAAGCCGCTTAATGACAACATTCAGCATATTCAGCACATTGCGCAGGGCGATTTGACGCAGAGCATCGCGGTCGAAGGGCGTAACGAAATGAGCCAGCTGGCGGAAAGCCTGCATGAGATGCAACAGTCGCTGGTGCGCACGGTGAGTGATGTGCGTGACGGTTCGGATGCCATCTTTACCGGGGCGAGCGAAATTTCTGCGGGCAACAACGACCTCTCGGCACGTACCGAAGAGCAGGCGGCTTCACTGGAGCAGACCGCCGCCAGCATGGAACAGCTAACCGCCACCGTGAAGCAGAACGCCGAAAACGCGCGTCAGGCGTCGCAGCTGGCGCTGAGCGCCTCTGAAACCGCGCAGAAGGGCGGCGACGTGGTGCAAAGCGTGGTGCGCACCATGAGCGACATCGCTGGCAGCTCGAAGAAGATCGCCGACATCACCAGTGTGATCGATGGCATCGCTTTCCAGACCAATATCCTGGCGCTCAACGCGGCGGTAGAAGCGGCGCGTGCCGGTGAGCAGGGCCGAGGCTTTGCGGTGGTCGCCGGTGAAGTGCGTAACCTGGCGCAGCGCAGCGCGCAGGCGGCGAAAGAGATCAAAGGGCTGATTGAAGATTCCGTCCAACGTGTGAACAGCGGATCTGAACTGGTTGGCACCGCCGGTGAAACCATGAGTGATATCGTTAATGCGGTGACGCGCGTCACTGACATCATGGGCGAAATTGCCTCGGCGTCGGATGAGCAGAGCCGTGGTATCGATCAAGTTGGTCAGGCGGTAACGGAGATGGATCGCGTGACGCAGCAGAACGCCTCGCTGGTGGAAGAGTCAGCGGCGGCGGCGGCCTCGCTGGAAGAGCAGGCCAGCCGCCTGAGCCAATCAGTGGCGGTATTCCGCGTACCGCGCGCGGCGCAAGCGCAGCAGCAGGCCAGAGCCGGTGTGCGTCATCCACAGATCGCACCACCCACGCTGGGCACACCGCGTAAAGCGGTGACCGCTGCAGCGGGTGACAGCAACTGGGAGACGTTTTAA
- a CDS encoding methyl-accepting chemotaxis protein produces MLKRINVVTSLIAVLLVFGALQLLSGGLFWSALQKDKEAFAVAQISSNNVGAMSDAWIELNQTRTVLNRAMLRMQGTMAAQANGGQLAALIAQTEKQLNVAAGHYQRYYDLPATPGLPDALRDKLEANYAAFNDGLKAMLERLKANDLQGMFAQNIEAKQVAMKATYEEWRTEQSKLAAEGVAQNQRAFQTMMWLLASVALVVIAVIVGCWFGLRSVLIQPLHQLLAHIRHIAAGDLTQHIVVEGRNEMSQLAGSLHEMQQSLVSTVGNVRDGSDAIFTGASEIAAGNNDLSARTEEQAASLEQTAASMEQLTATVKQNAENARQASQLALSASDTARKGGEVVDGVVRTMQDIAGSSKKIADIISVIDGIAFQTNILALNAAVEAARAGEQGRGFAVVAGEVRNLAQRSAQAAKEIKGLIEDSVNRVNNGSQLVGTAGETMNDIVGAVTRVTDIMGEIASASDEQSRGIDQVGQAVTEMDRVTQQNASLVEESAAAAASLEEQASRLSQAVSVFRIARAAQAVKTAPVRHTISTPRKAAAAPVSDGNWETF; encoded by the coding sequence ATGTTAAAACGAATCAATGTTGTGACCAGCCTCATCGCCGTATTGCTGGTGTTTGGCGCTTTACAATTACTGTCGGGTGGCCTGTTCTGGTCTGCCTTACAAAAAGATAAAGAGGCGTTTGCGGTAGCGCAGATCTCTTCCAACAACGTCGGCGCGATGTCCGATGCCTGGATTGAACTGAACCAAACCCGCACGGTGCTCAACCGCGCCATGTTGCGTATGCAGGGCACCATGGCCGCGCAGGCCAATGGCGGCCAACTGGCGGCGTTAATTGCGCAAACGGAAAAGCAGCTCAATGTCGCTGCCGGCCACTATCAACGCTACTACGACTTACCGGCCACGCCGGGCTTGCCGGACGCGCTGCGCGATAAGCTGGAAGCAAACTACGCCGCCTTTAACGACGGTTTGAAAGCGATGCTGGAACGCCTGAAAGCCAACGATCTGCAAGGCATGTTTGCGCAGAACATCGAAGCAAAACAGGTGGCGATGAAAGCCACTTACGAAGAGTGGCGCACTGAGCAAAGCAAATTAGCGGCAGAAGGCGTGGCGCAAAACCAGCGCGCCTTCCAGACCATGATGTGGTTGCTGGCGTCCGTAGCGCTGGTGGTGATTGCGGTGATCGTCGGCTGCTGGTTCGGCCTGCGTAGCGTGCTGATTCAGCCGCTGCATCAGCTGCTGGCGCATATTCGTCATATCGCCGCGGGCGATCTCACGCAACATATCGTGGTGGAAGGGCGCAATGAAATGAGCCAGCTGGCCGGTAGCCTGCACGAGATGCAGCAGTCACTGGTTAGCACCGTGGGCAATGTGCGTGACGGTTCTGATGCGATTTTCACCGGCGCCAGCGAAATCGCCGCCGGGAATAACGATCTTTCGGCGCGTACCGAAGAGCAGGCCGCCTCACTGGAGCAGACTGCGGCCAGCATGGAGCAGCTCACCGCGACGGTGAAACAGAATGCCGAAAATGCGCGTCAGGCATCGCAGCTGGCGCTCAGCGCGTCTGACACCGCACGCAAGGGCGGCGAGGTGGTCGATGGCGTGGTGCGTACCATGCAAGATATCGCCGGCAGTTCGAAGAAGATCGCCGATATTATCAGCGTGATTGATGGCATCGCTTTCCAGACCAACATCCTGGCGCTGAACGCGGCGGTAGAAGCGGCGCGCGCCGGTGAACAGGGTCGTGGTTTTGCTGTGGTAGCCGGTGAAGTGCGTAACCTGGCACAGCGCAGTGCGCAGGCGGCGAAAGAGATCAAAGGCTTGATCGAAGACTCGGTGAACCGCGTCAACAACGGTTCGCAGCTGGTTGGCACTGCCGGAGAGACCATGAATGATATCGTCGGCGCCGTCACGCGCGTCACCGATATTATGGGCGAAATCGCCTCGGCATCGGATGAGCAGAGCCGGGGTATCGATCAGGTAGGACAAGCGGTAACCGAGATGGACCGCGTCACCCAGCAGAATGCCTCGCTGGTGGAAGAGTCCGCCGCCGCTGCTGCGTCACTGGAAGAGCAGGCGAGCCGCCTGAGCCAGGCGGTTTCGGTGTTCCGCATTGCGCGCGCCGCCCAGGCAGTTAAAACAGCGCCTGTCCGACACACCATCAGTACACCGCGTAAAGCGGCTGCCGCGCCGGTGAGTGACGGTAATTGGGAGACGTTTTAA
- a CDS encoding methyl-accepting chemotaxis protein has product MFSRIRVVSGLLCVLALFALLQLFSGGVFYSTVKADKENFAYNQRLSTLQRAMGTSWVSLVQARNTLNRAGIRYLLDSQQAGSGATVKDLVALASEELKHADEGFAEFNANLSEKGKKAENVLTLQANYNAYRGALGELIDFLSSGNFKGFVDQPTQGFQDKFAKDYNEWLSYNIVLANQGIAANEAAYTQSIMLVVGTLLVTLLVIALVWSGMRTVLIRPLKQSIEHIRHIARGDLTQQVDITVRNEMGELLTSVQEMQQELARTVRTVRDGSDAIYTGASEIAMGNNDLSSRTEQQAASLEETAASMEQLTATVKQNAENARQASQLALTASETAQQGGKVVDGVVTTMKEITGSSKKIADIISVIDGIAFQTNILALNAAVEAARAGEQGRGFAVVAGEVRSLAQRSAQAAKEIKGLIEDSVSRVNTGSVLVESAGETMTNIVNAVTRVTDIMGEIASASDEQSRGIDQVGLAVNEMDRVTQQNAALVEESATAAAALEDQASRLKQSVAVFNIGKEFVVQAVNVSTAAKNLRSGTPKALAPAGARSTDDNWETF; this is encoded by the coding sequence ATGTTTAGTCGTATTCGTGTTGTATCCGGCCTACTGTGCGTGCTGGCGCTGTTTGCCTTACTGCAGCTGTTCTCCGGTGGAGTGTTCTACTCCACGGTCAAAGCCGATAAAGAAAATTTTGCCTATAACCAGCGTCTTAGCACGCTGCAGCGGGCAATGGGCACCTCATGGGTATCGCTGGTTCAGGCGCGTAACACGCTGAACCGTGCGGGGATCCGTTACCTGCTGGACAGTCAGCAGGCTGGCTCAGGCGCAACCGTGAAAGATCTGGTGGCGCTGGCGAGTGAGGAGTTGAAGCACGCTGATGAGGGTTTTGCCGAATTTAACGCCAACCTGTCTGAAAAGGGCAAAAAGGCCGAGAACGTGCTGACGCTACAGGCCAACTACAACGCCTATCGCGGAGCATTGGGTGAGTTGATCGATTTCCTCAGTAGTGGAAATTTCAAAGGATTTGTCGATCAGCCGACGCAGGGATTCCAGGACAAGTTTGCTAAGGATTACAACGAATGGTTGAGCTACAACATTGTGCTCGCCAATCAGGGCATTGCAGCCAATGAGGCGGCGTATACCCAATCCATCATGCTGGTGGTCGGCACGCTGCTGGTGACCTTGCTGGTGATTGCGCTGGTGTGGAGCGGCATGCGTACGGTGCTGATCCGTCCGCTGAAGCAGAGCATCGAGCACATTCGTCACATCGCACGCGGTGATTTGACGCAGCAGGTCGACATCACGGTGCGCAACGAGATGGGCGAGCTGCTCACTTCGGTGCAAGAGATGCAGCAAGAGCTGGCGCGGACGGTGCGTACCGTGCGTGACGGTTCCGATGCCATCTACACCGGTGCCAGCGAAATCGCCATGGGCAACAACGATCTCTCCTCGCGTACCGAGCAGCAAGCGGCTTCGCTGGAAGAGACCGCTGCCAGCATGGAGCAGTTGACCGCCACCGTGAAGCAGAACGCCGAAAACGCCCGTCAGGCGTCGCAGCTGGCGCTCACCGCCTCGGAAACCGCGCAGCAGGGCGGCAAAGTGGTGGATGGCGTGGTCACTACCATGAAAGAGATTACTGGCAGTTCGAAGAAAATCGCTGACATCATCAGCGTGATCGATGGCATCGCCTTCCAGACCAATATCCTCGCACTGAACGCGGCGGTAGAAGCTGCGCGCGCCGGTGAGCAAGGACGTGGATTTGCTGTGGTAGCGGGCGAGGTGCGCAGTCTGGCACAGCGCAGCGCACAAGCGGCGAAAGAGATTAAAGGATTGATCGAAGATTCGGTTAGCCGCGTCAACACCGGTTCTGTGCTGGTGGAGAGCGCCGGGGAAACCATGACCAACATCGTGAATGCGGTTACGCGCGTCACCGACATCATGGGCGAAATCGCCTCGGCGTCGGACGAGCAGAGCCGTGGTATCGATCAGGTCGGTCTGGCGGTGAACGAGATGGATCGCGTGACGCAGCAGAACGCAGCGCTGGTCGAAGAGTCGGCAACTGCGGCAGCGGCGCTGGAAGATCAGGCCAGCAGACTGAAACAGTCGGTTGCGGTGTTCAATATCGGTAAAGAATTTGTCGTTCAGGCCGTTAACGTATCTACAGCGGCAAAAAATTTGCGTTCCGGCACGCCAAAAGCACTGGCACCGGCAGGCGCACGTAGCACTGACGATAACTGGGAAACCTTTTAA
- the cheR gene encoding protein-glutamate O-methyltransferase CheR → MKKSTLLDQSEATTLLSQMVQRLPLSDTHFRRISQLIYQRAGIVLADHKREMVYNRLVRRLRMLNIDDFGRYLALLEQDQNSAEWQAFINALTTNLTSFFREAHHFPILADHARKRTGNYSVWSTAASTGEEPYSIAMTLAETLGTGPGKFQVHASDIDTQVLEKAVAGVYRQEELRTLSQSQLQRFFLRGTGPHEGMVRVRSDLANMVNYTQLNLLAHDWALPGPFDAIFCRNVMIYFDKETQEQILRRFVPLLKPGGLLFAGHSENFSQISKEFWLRGQTVYGLSKERR, encoded by the coding sequence ATGAAGAAATCGACGTTATTGGATCAAAGTGAAGCGACCACGCTGCTCTCGCAAATGGTGCAGCGCTTACCGCTCTCAGATACGCATTTTCGTCGCATTAGCCAGCTGATCTATCAGCGCGCGGGCATTGTGCTGGCCGACCACAAACGCGAGATGGTTTACAACCGTTTAGTGCGTCGTCTGCGCATGCTGAATATTGATGACTTTGGCCGCTATCTGGCGCTGCTGGAGCAGGACCAAAACAGTGCGGAGTGGCAGGCGTTTATTAACGCGCTGACCACCAACCTGACCTCTTTCTTCCGCGAGGCGCATCACTTCCCGATCCTCGCGGATCATGCGCGTAAGCGCACGGGTAATTACAGCGTCTGGAGCACCGCCGCCTCAACCGGCGAAGAGCCGTACTCCATCGCCATGACGCTGGCGGAAACGCTGGGCACCGGTCCGGGTAAATTCCAGGTCCATGCCAGCGATATCGACACGCAAGTATTAGAGAAAGCCGTGGCGGGCGTGTATCGCCAGGAAGAGCTACGCACGCTATCGCAGTCACAGCTGCAGCGCTTTTTCCTGCGCGGCACCGGTCCGCACGAAGGCATGGTGCGCGTGCGTTCCGACCTCGCCAACATGGTGAACTATACGCAACTGAATTTACTGGCACACGACTGGGCGTTGCCGGGTCCGTTCGACGCAATTTTCTGTCGCAACGTGATGATCTATTTCGATAAAGAGACGCAGGAACAGATTCTGCGCCGTTTTGTGCCCCTGCTGAAACCCGGTGGTCTGCTGTTTGCCGGGCATTCCGAGAACTTTAGTCAGATCAGCAAAGAGTTCTGGCTGCGTGGACAGACAGTCTATGGACTGAGCAAGGAAAGACGATGA
- a CDS encoding protein-glutamate methylesterase/protein-glutamine glutaminase, which translates to MSKITVMCVDDSALMRQLMTEIINSHPDMEMVASAPDPLVARDLIKQYNPQVLTLDVEMPRMDGLDFLEKLMRLRPMPVVMVSSLTGKGSEVTLRALELGAVDFVTKPQLGIREGMLAYSQMIADKIRAAARAKLHVRASTPMPVTLKAGPLLSSEKLIAIGSSTGGTEAIRHVLQPLPATSPALLITQHMPPGFTRSFAERLNKLCQITVKEAEDGERILPGHAYIAPGAMHMELGRSGANYVVKLNDGPPVNRHKPSVDVLFRSVAVHAGRNAVGVILTGMGNDGAAGMLEMHRAGAWTIAQDEASCVVFGMPREAIAMGGTSEVVDLGHISQHMLAKISAGQALRI; encoded by the coding sequence ATGAGCAAAATCACCGTGATGTGCGTGGATGACTCTGCGCTAATGCGACAGTTGATGACCGAGATCATCAACAGCCATCCCGATATGGAGATGGTCGCGAGTGCGCCAGATCCGCTGGTGGCGCGGGATTTAATCAAACAGTACAACCCGCAGGTGTTGACGCTGGATGTCGAGATGCCGCGTATGGATGGCCTCGATTTTCTCGAGAAGCTGATGCGCCTGCGTCCGATGCCGGTGGTGATGGTCTCCTCGCTGACCGGTAAAGGTTCAGAAGTAACGCTGCGCGCGCTCGAGTTGGGTGCGGTGGATTTCGTCACCAAGCCGCAGCTCGGTATTCGCGAAGGCATGCTGGCTTACAGCCAGATGATTGCCGACAAGATCCGCGCCGCCGCGCGCGCCAAGCTGCATGTGCGTGCCTCCACGCCGATGCCGGTGACGCTGAAAGCGGGCCCGCTGCTGAGCAGTGAAAAGCTGATCGCCATCGGCTCTTCCACCGGCGGTACCGAGGCGATTCGCCATGTGCTGCAGCCGCTGCCGGCGACCAGCCCGGCGCTGCTGATTACCCAGCATATGCCGCCTGGCTTTACCCGCTCGTTTGCCGAGCGTCTGAACAAGCTGTGCCAGATCACCGTGAAAGAAGCGGAAGACGGCGAGCGTATTTTGCCGGGCCACGCCTATATTGCGCCGGGCGCCATGCACATGGAGCTGGGACGTAGCGGGGCCAACTATGTGGTGAAACTGAATGACGGTCCGCCAGTGAACCGACACAAGCCATCGGTGGATGTGCTGTTCCGTTCGGTGGCGGTGCACGCAGGACGAAATGCGGTGGGTGTAATTCTGACCGGGATGGGTAACGACGGCGCGGCCGGGATGCTGGAAATGCATCGCGCGGGCGCCTGGACCATCGCGCAGGATGAAGCCAGCTGCGTGGTATTTGGTATGCCGCGCGAAGCGATTGCGATGGGCGGCACCAGTGAAGTGGTCGATTTAGGCCACATCAGTCAGCACATGCTGGCGAAAATTAGCGCCGGACAGGCATTGCGAATTTAA
- the cheY gene encoding chemotaxis response regulator CheY, with protein MADKNMRFLVVDDFNTMRRIVRNLLKELGFNNVEEAEDGVDALTKLRAGGFDFVVSDWNMPNMDGLELLQTIRADATLNKLPVLMVTAEAKKENIIAAAQAGASGYVVKPFTAATLEEKLGKIFEKLGM; from the coding sequence ATGGCTGATAAAAATATGCGCTTTTTGGTGGTGGATGACTTCAATACGATGCGTCGTATCGTCCGTAACCTGCTGAAAGAGCTTGGATTCAACAACGTCGAAGAAGCAGAAGACGGCGTCGATGCCCTGACCAAACTGCGTGCCGGTGGCTTTGATTTCGTGGTTTCCGACTGGAACATGCCGAACATGGACGGTCTGGAGCTGCTGCAAACCATTCGTGCTGACGCCACGCTGAACAAACTGCCGGTGCTGATGGTGACCGCGGAAGCGAAGAAAGAGAACATCATCGCGGCCGCGCAGGCGGGCGCCAGCGGCTACGTGGTGAAGCCGTTCACGGCGGCCACGCTGGAAGAGAAGTTAGGCAAAATATTCGAAAAACTGGGTATGTAA
- the cheZ gene encoding protein phosphatase CheZ, with the protein MSDLPKSTEEASAHDIITRIGSLTRMLRDSLRELGLDQAIAEAAEAIPDARDRLDYVVQMTAQAAERALNCVDAAQPHQDQMEAGANQLKGRWDAWFENPIELTDARELVSDTRQFLTDVPGHTSYTNKQLLEIMMAQDFQDLTGQVIKRMMDVIQEIERQLLMVLLENMPEANAAARKEGNSLLNGPQIHANAPGVVANQDQVDDLLDSLGF; encoded by the coding sequence ATGAGCGACCTTCCGAAATCAACCGAAGAAGCCTCGGCACACGACATTATTACCCGCATCGGCTCACTGACGCGCATGTTGCGTGACAGTCTGCGTGAGCTGGGGTTAGACCAGGCGATTGCTGAAGCGGCGGAAGCCATTCCTGACGCGCGCGATCGTCTGGATTATGTTGTGCAAATGACGGCGCAAGCGGCAGAACGTGCGTTGAACTGCGTTGATGCAGCGCAGCCACACCAGGACCAAATGGAAGCCGGCGCCAACCAGCTGAAAGGCCGGTGGGATGCGTGGTTTGAAAATCCGATTGAACTGACTGATGCGCGCGAGTTGGTTTCGGATACGCGCCAGTTCCTGACTGACGTTCCGGGACACACGTCGTACACCAATAAGCAGTTGCTCGAAATCATGATGGCGCAGGATTTCCAGGACCTGACCGGTCAGGTGATCAAGCGCATGATGGATGTGATCCAGGAGATCGAGCGTCAGCTGTTGATGGTGCTGCTGGAAAATATGCCAGAAGCCAACGCCGCGGCGCGTAAAGAGGGCAACAGCCTGCTGAACGGTCCGCAGATCCACGCCAATGCACCCGGCGTGGTGGCGAACCAGGATCAGGTTGATGACCTGCTGGATAGCTTAGGGTTTTAA